In Mucilaginibacter celer, one DNA window encodes the following:
- a CDS encoding amino acid permease, with protein MSKSIFRKKSVEKILHDVECGFGDGEHPGTTTSQLKKELNVRDLTLMGIAAVVGAGIFSTIGEASFQGGPGVSILFVITAITCGFSALCYAEFASRIPVAGSAYTYAYASFGELIAWIIGWDLLMEYAIGNIAVAISWSTYFVNFLEGFKIHLPRYLYTDYFTVFRAHEDVVQFTASNQLSKITDVMRENAAAWDSAPGFGSLKLVANLPALLIVIIITYLVYIGIRETKKATNAMVYLKIAIVLAVIVIGFFYVTPANWHPFLPNGFGGVMKGVSGVFFAYIGFDAISTTAEECERPQRDLPRGMIYSLVICTVLYVLISLVLTGMVSYKELQVGDPLAFVFAKVGLHNISYVISISAVIATASVLLIFQLGQPRIWMSMSRDGLLPKVFSRIHPKYQTPSFSTIVTGFVVAVPALFLNLTVVTDLTSIGTLFAFVLVCGGVLLLPREEAAKGKFHLPYINSQWIAPVIYIIVLVLCWNNFLGLFSGENIHQKFPFFLFILLSTTLTVLAVIKKLSLIPVLGLLSCFYLMAELTYDSWIRFLIWLIIGLVIYFTYSYKNSVIGKEAAAKTK; from the coding sequence ATGTCGAAAAGTATCTTTCGTAAAAAATCAGTAGAAAAAATATTGCACGATGTTGAATGCGGATTTGGAGATGGCGAGCACCCGGGAACAACAACATCACAACTCAAGAAAGAACTTAACGTACGCGACCTTACCCTAATGGGGATAGCCGCCGTAGTAGGCGCCGGCATCTTCTCTACCATTGGCGAAGCCTCCTTTCAGGGTGGGCCCGGTGTGAGTATCCTGTTTGTAATTACCGCCATAACCTGTGGCTTTTCTGCCCTTTGCTATGCCGAGTTTGCCTCGCGCATCCCTGTAGCCGGCAGTGCTTATACTTACGCCTATGCTTCATTTGGCGAATTGATTGCCTGGATTATCGGTTGGGATCTGTTAATGGAATACGCCATCGGCAATATAGCTGTGGCCATATCCTGGAGTACTTATTTTGTAAACTTCCTCGAAGGATTTAAGATCCATTTGCCACGATATCTTTATACAGATTATTTTACGGTATTCAGGGCGCATGAGGATGTTGTGCAATTTACAGCCAGCAACCAGCTATCAAAAATTACCGATGTAATGCGTGAAAACGCCGCCGCCTGGGATAGTGCTCCGGGATTTGGCAGTTTAAAACTGGTTGCTAATTTGCCGGCCCTGCTCATTGTAATAATTATTACTTACCTGGTGTACATAGGCATCCGCGAAACCAAAAAGGCAACCAATGCCATGGTGTATTTAAAAATAGCCATTGTACTTGCCGTTATTGTGATAGGCTTTTTCTACGTTACTCCGGCCAACTGGCACCCGTTTTTGCCTAATGGCTTTGGTGGTGTGATGAAAGGCGTATCCGGCGTGTTTTTTGCCTACATAGGCTTTGATGCCATATCAACCACGGCCGAAGAATGCGAACGGCCACAGCGCGATTTGCCCCGCGGCATGATCTATTCGCTGGTTATTTGTACGGTGTTGTACGTGCTCATCTCGCTGGTGTTAACCGGTATGGTAAGCTATAAAGAGCTGCAGGTAGGCGATCCGCTGGCATTTGTTTTTGCCAAGGTTGGTTTGCATAACATCAGCTATGTAATTTCCATAAGCGCTGTAATTGCTACCGCCAGCGTATTGCTGATATTTCAGTTAGGCCAGCCACGCATCTGGATGAGCATGAGCCGCGACGGTTTGTTGCCGAAAGTTTTTTCGCGCATTCACCCTAAATATCAAACTCCTTCGTTTTCAACTATTGTAACCGGCTTTGTAGTGGCAGTACCGGCATTGTTTTTAAATCTTACCGTGGTAACTGATCTTACCAGTATCGGTACCCTGTTTGCCTTTGTGCTGGTTTGCGGCGGTGTATTGCTTTTGCCTCGTGAAGAGGCTGCCAAAGGTAAATTTCATCTGCCTTATATCAATTCGCAATGGATTGCACCGGTGATATACATTATTGTATTGGTTCTTTGCTGGAATAATTTCCTTGGGTTGTTTTCGGGCGAGAATATCCATCAAAAATTTCCATTCTTCCTTTTTATATTGCTGTCAACTACTTTAACAGTATTGGCTGTAATCAAAAAGCTGTCGCTTATCCCGGTGTTGGGATTACTAAGCTGCTTTTATTTAATGGCCGAATTAACTTACGACAGCTGGATCCGCTTTTTGATCTGGCTCATTATTGGCCTGGTTATCTACTTCACCTATAGCTATAAAAACAGCGTGATAGGCAAAGAAGCTGCAGCCAAAACAAAGTAA
- a CDS encoding phosphatase PAP2 family protein codes for MKIRIKDVLHRIRPFFILYLILLSTCLIIKLLCSRESIFFTVNSWHQPWLDTIEPYITDIGDGTTAVILSLLMLFFSYRNWLLLASSYAVTSIVAQILKNIYVAPRPKLYFAEQWSRVHTVDGVYILEKYSFPSGHTVSAFSAALVITYLCKNKGWGVPALFVAIMVGYSRMYLTEHFFEDVLAGSAIGVFVTIFWLNWLDGKQFIHSAGWNRGLLDLVKKKPATH; via the coding sequence ATGAAGATAAGAATAAAAGATGTTTTGCACAGGATCCGCCCTTTTTTTATCCTTTACCTCATCCTTTTATCAACCTGCCTCATTATTAAACTGCTTTGCAGTCGAGAAAGTATCTTTTTTACCGTTAATAGCTGGCATCAGCCCTGGCTTGATACCATTGAGCCTTACATAACCGATATTGGTGATGGCACCACAGCGGTAATATTATCCTTACTGATGTTATTTTTCAGCTACCGCAACTGGCTGTTGCTGGCATCAAGTTATGCCGTTACCTCTATAGTAGCGCAAATTCTTAAAAACATCTACGTAGCTCCCCGGCCCAAGCTATATTTTGCCGAACAGTGGAGCCGGGTACATACCGTTGATGGTGTTTATATACTGGAAAAATACAGTTTCCCTTCGGGGCATACCGTTAGTGCTTTTTCGGCGGCGCTGGTTATCACTTATTTGTGTAAAAACAAAGGCTGGGGTGTCCCAGCCTTGTTTGTTGCCATAATGGTTGGCTATTCAAGAATGTATTTAACCGAACATTTTTTTGAAGATGTGCTTGCCGGCTCGGCTATCGGCGTGTTCGTTACTATATTCTGGCTTAACTGGCTTGATGGTAAGCAATTTATTCATTCGGCCGGATGGAACAGAGGTTTGCTTGATCTTGTTAAGAAAAAGCCTGCAACGCATTAA
- a CDS encoding glycoside hydrolase family 130 protein translates to MRLSIERKPIRVNPDPKRVIARFFFNGNDRAKEVIERVMRISEDDAFGIVSPILQEYSKRHRNITRVLGRHCAKLKPLFLELNIDFDTLTVYRKLLIGSYFTHEYSIESAAFFNPSIVEDPDQTELEDGQRRVIISFRAVGEGHISSITFRRAMIDKFNNISIQPAGDYIDEAEIVRNAVYNKKLFFEKAAITQISIDVISELESKLDHHFEYSNLRRIIMDSQQLQEDDMKRLEYDKVLWLADSYYEIVFSLDTDVSDRVIFPISEYERKGIEDARFVHFTNDDGTKLYYATYTAYDGSLIMPKLLQTSDFYNFKIMPLYGAGAQNKNLALFPRKVNGKYVMISRIDGCNNYIMYSDKINIWEKPIKLQHPEFSWEFVQMGNCGSPIETEEGWIMITHGVGPMRRYVLGASLLKLDDPTVEIGRLREPLLIPNADEREGYVPNVLYSCGSIVHNNKLIIPYGVSDSSTAFAEVCLDELLVKLKA, encoded by the coding sequence ATGAGACTTTCTATCGAACGCAAGCCCATCAGAGTAAACCCCGACCCGAAACGTGTTATAGCCAGGTTCTTTTTTAATGGAAACGACAGGGCAAAGGAAGTTATTGAGCGCGTAATGCGCATCAGCGAGGATGATGCTTTCGGTATAGTATCTCCAATACTTCAGGAATATTCCAAACGCCACCGTAATATTACCCGCGTGCTTGGCAGGCATTGCGCCAAATTGAAGCCCTTGTTTTTAGAACTTAACATCGATTTTGATACCCTCACAGTTTACCGTAAACTGCTTATTGGTTCGTATTTTACCCACGAATATTCCATCGAATCGGCCGCGTTTTTTAATCCCTCTATCGTTGAAGATCCCGACCAAACCGAACTGGAAGACGGGCAACGCCGGGTAATCATCAGTTTCAGGGCAGTGGGCGAGGGGCATATCTCGTCCATCACCTTCCGCCGGGCCATGATTGATAAATTCAACAATATCAGCATCCAACCCGCCGGCGACTATATTGACGAGGCCGAGATAGTACGTAACGCGGTGTACAATAAAAAACTGTTTTTTGAAAAAGCAGCCATCACTCAAATCAGCATCGATGTAATCAGCGAGTTGGAGAGTAAACTTGATCATCATTTTGAGTATTCAAACCTGCGCCGCATTATTATGGATTCGCAGCAACTGCAGGAGGATGACATGAAGCGCCTGGAATATGATAAAGTGCTGTGGCTGGCCGATTCGTACTACGAAATTGTTTTCTCGCTGGATACCGACGTTTCCGACAGGGTAATCTTTCCTATCTCGGAGTATGAACGGAAAGGCATTGAAGATGCGCGATTTGTACATTTTACTAATGACGATGGAACAAAACTGTACTACGCCACCTATACAGCTTACGATGGTTCGCTGATTATGCCTAAGTTGCTACAAACCAGCGATTTTTATAATTTTAAGATAATGCCTTTATACGGCGCGGGCGCCCAGAATAAAAACCTGGCCCTCTTTCCGCGCAAGGTGAATGGTAAATATGTGATGATATCCCGTATCGACGGTTGCAACAACTACATCATGTATTCAGACAAGATTAACATCTGGGAAAAACCCATCAAACTGCAGCACCCCGAATTTAGCTGGGAATTTGTACAGATGGGCAACTGCGGTTCGCCCATCGAAACTGAAGAAGGCTGGATCATGATTACCCACGGCGTTGGCCCTATGCGACGCTATGTACTGGGGGCAAGCCTGCTTAAATTGGATGATCCTACGGTAGAGATAGGCAGGCTGCGCGAACCTTTATTAATCCCCAATGCTGATGAAAGGGAGGGATATGTGCCCAATGTGCTGTATTCCTGCGGCTCCATCGTACACAACAATAAACTGATTATCCCTTATGGCGTTTCGGATTCGTCTACCGCTTTTGCCGAAGTTTGTTTAGATGAGCTTTTAGTTAAGCTGAAAGCTTAA
- a CDS encoding response regulator transcription factor, producing MNVLIVEDEKGLALEVDEFLSHEGFTVEHARTKKSASEKIFVNNYDFILLDLGLPDGDGFDLLKMLKGMAEREDAVIILTARGAVDDRVSGLEQGADDYLAKPFSLNELLARMHAITRRKHRLESNDINVKGLKINIQNRTVTYNEERIALTKKEFEIFNYLVLNKNRVISRTNLTEHVWGDVLEINSDSNFVDVHVKNLRKKLSAYIPIDWFETVRSIGYRINI from the coding sequence ATGAACGTGTTAATTGTTGAAGACGAAAAAGGCCTGGCACTTGAAGTTGACGAATTTTTGAGCCATGAAGGTTTTACGGTTGAGCATGCCCGCACCAAAAAGTCGGCATCCGAAAAAATCTTTGTAAACAATTACGATTTTATATTGCTTGATCTGGGCCTGCCCGATGGCGATGGCTTCGACCTGCTTAAAATGCTGAAGGGCATGGCCGAGCGCGAAGACGCCGTAATTATACTAACTGCCCGCGGCGCCGTTGACGACCGGGTATCGGGTCTTGAACAGGGTGCAGATGATTACTTAGCCAAGCCCTTTTCATTAAACGAGTTATTAGCACGCATGCATGCCATCACCCGCCGCAAACACCGGTTGGAGAGTAATGACATCAACGTTAAAGGCTTAAAAATCAATATCCAAAACCGCACCGTTACCTATAACGAGGAGCGCATTGCCCTCACCAAAAAAGAGTTTGAAATTTTCAACTACCTGGTGCTAAACAAAAACCGGGTAATATCGCGCACCAACCTTACCGAACATGTTTGGGGCGATGTGCTGGAGATCAACTCCGACTCGAACTTTGTTGATGTGCACGTAAAAAACCTCCGCAAAAAATTATCGGCCTACATCCCTATCGATTGGTTTGAAACCGTACGCAGCATTGGTTACCGGATCAACATCTAA
- a CDS encoding sensor histidine kinase produces the protein MKLQVKLALYNTLTKLAIILFTGLLILLSIEKISYNHIELRLEDDEREMLRSLSSKEINRYLANQEKYTDYNILKEEFITITPIKFQPTVTTGNKFTTETRAVDRNDQNDQTYRILTHQFNFNNHSYQLEIGVSITSIEELKSIIKRFTLLTLVIALALTLASDLVFTKFLLAPFYQIIDRKLIKVNDPLNFDYEKVKTTTQDFELLDDSISSLMKKISALFSLEKQFIANVSHELLTPISIISSRLENILLQEELSEASENKMHASLKTLNRLKSIINSLLLISKVENNQYDKADVVMIAGVIMEIQEELEDRMDEKRLTFTNNMKYIYSIMGNRPLMHTLLFNLVNNAIKYNNPKGSITISDELKDDIYILEITDTGLGMDQRQIESAFNRFEKFETDERESYGLGLAIVKSITAFHGIKVKIDSVKGRGTSIYLVFNRE, from the coding sequence ATGAAATTACAGGTAAAACTGGCCCTTTATAACACGTTAACCAAGTTAGCCATTATCCTTTTTACGGGCTTATTGATCCTGCTTTCTATCGAAAAGATCTCGTATAACCATATCGAACTGCGGCTGGAGGATGACGAGCGCGAAATGCTGCGAAGCCTGAGTTCGAAGGAAATTAACCGCTACCTGGCCAACCAGGAAAAATATACCGATTATAATATTTTAAAGGAGGAGTTTATTACCATAACTCCCATCAAATTTCAGCCAACGGTAACAACCGGTAATAAATTTACCACCGAAACCAGGGCGGTTGATCGTAACGACCAAAACGATCAAACTTACCGCATCCTCACCCACCAGTTTAATTTTAACAACCACAGTTACCAGCTGGAAATTGGCGTCTCCATTACCTCTATCGAGGAGTTAAAATCCATCATTAAAAGGTTTACCCTGTTAACCCTGGTTATTGCTTTGGCCCTTACCCTGGCAAGCGACCTTGTGTTCACCAAGTTTTTATTGGCTCCTTTTTACCAGATCATTGATCGTAAACTGATAAAGGTGAACGATCCGCTTAATTTTGATTACGAAAAGGTAAAAACTACCACCCAGGATTTTGAACTGCTTGATGACAGCATCAGCTCGCTGATGAAAAAAATCAGTGCGCTGTTCAGCCTCGAAAAACAGTTTATTGCCAATGTATCGCACGAATTGCTTACGCCCATCTCCATCATCAGTTCGAGGCTCGAAAACATCCTGCTACAGGAAGAACTGAGCGAAGCCAGCGAAAACAAAATGCATGCCTCGCTTAAAACTTTAAACAGGCTAAAATCCATCATTAACAGTTTGCTGCTGATCTCGAAAGTAGAGAATAACCAGTACGATAAAGCCGATGTGGTTATGATAGCCGGCGTAATTATGGAAATTCAGGAGGAATTGGAAGACCGTATGGACGAAAAGCGCCTCACCTTTACCAACAACATGAAGTACATTTACTCCATAATGGGTAACCGGCCTTTAATGCACACTTTGTTGTTTAACCTGGTTAATAACGCCATCAAATACAATAATCCCAAAGGCAGCATCACCATTAGCGACGAGTTGAAAGACGATATTTACATCCTCGAGATTACAGATACCGGCCTGGGCATGGATCAGCGCCAGATTGAAAGCGCCTTTAACCGCTTTGAAAAATTTGAAACCGACGAAAGGGAAAGCTACGGCCTGGGCCTGGCCATTGTAAAAAGTATCACCGCGTTTCACGGCATTAAAGT